In one window of Bizionia sp. M204 DNA:
- a CDS encoding RagB/SusD family nutrient uptake outer membrane protein, whose protein sequence is MPTPEVFEDAQTATSAVTTLYAKLRDASSISGGQTGLGFLMGLYTDELDYYALGEHADSFYQHQIIASDPTVAELWNSSYHIIFMSNSVLEGLENSESLNIDVKNQLRGEALFVRALMHFYLVNLFGDVPYVLTTDYALNSQFSRMPVQDVYEQMLIDLIEAQSLLTSSYVSFERTRPNKWVVTSLMARVYLYLEQWDAAERASTQVINNAGLYDLQVPIEAVFLKASPSAIWQLKPKNAGDNTLEGILYALSSPPPQVAALTTDFIEDMEALDLRRQHWIHEVTDGTDTWYLPYKYQQGSNTGTSMEYSVVFRLSEQYLIRAEARARQGYITDAQADLNAVRLRAGLDAITASGMAELMAAITAERRFELFTEFGHRWFDIKRLGIADTVLDPIKPGWISTQVLLPIPDSELLRNPNLNPQNPGY, encoded by the coding sequence TTGCCCACTCCCGAGGTGTTTGAGGATGCTCAAACTGCAACTTCCGCGGTAACCACACTATATGCGAAGCTACGTGATGCCTCTAGTATCAGCGGAGGACAAACCGGTTTGGGATTTTTAATGGGATTATATACCGATGAATTGGATTATTATGCTTTAGGCGAGCATGCGGATTCCTTTTATCAACACCAGATTATAGCATCAGACCCAACGGTTGCTGAATTATGGAACAGTAGTTACCACATTATTTTTATGAGTAATTCTGTTTTGGAAGGTCTTGAAAACTCCGAGAGCCTAAATATAGACGTGAAAAATCAATTACGCGGAGAAGCTTTGTTTGTTAGAGCCTTAATGCATTTTTATTTAGTGAATTTATTTGGCGATGTCCCTTATGTTCTGACCACTGACTATGCATTGAATAGCCAGTTTTCTAGAATGCCCGTTCAGGATGTTTATGAACAGATGCTTATAGATTTGATTGAGGCACAATCTCTTTTAACCAGTTCTTATGTTTCTTTTGAGCGGACCCGACCTAACAAATGGGTTGTGACCTCCTTGATGGCTCGCGTTTATCTTTATTTGGAGCAGTGGGATGCCGCAGAGCGTGCCAGCACGCAGGTGATAAATAACGCGGGTTTATATGATTTACAAGTACCTATTGAAGCTGTTTTTTTAAAGGCGAGCCCCTCTGCTATTTGGCAGTTAAAACCGAAAAACGCTGGTGATAATACTTTAGAAGGCATTTTGTATGCTCTTAGTTCACCCCCTCCACAGGTTGCTGCTTTAACTACTGATTTTATTGAGGATATGGAAGCATTAGATTTAAGACGGCAGCATTGGATCCATGAGGTGACTGATGGTACTGATACCTGGTATTTACCTTATAAGTATCAACAAGGTTCTAATACGGGAACCAGTATGGAATATTCTGTAGTGTTCCGTTTGTCCGAACAATATTTGATACGGGCTGAAGCCCGAGCACGTCAAGGGTATATTACTGATGCACAAGCAGACCTGAATGCTGTTCGTTTGCGTGCAGGTTTGGATGCTATTACGGCCTCTGGGATGGCAGAATTGATGGCGGCGATTACTGCGGAAAGACGGTTTGAACTTTTTACAGAGTTTGGACACCGATGGTTTGATATTAAGAGGCTAGGCATTGCAGATACGGTATTAGATCCCATAAAGCCGGGGTGGATTTCCACGCAGGTTTTATTGCCTATTCCAGACAGTGAATTGTTACGTAACCCTAATTTAAACCCACAAAATCCGGGGTATTAA
- a CDS encoding prolyl oligopeptidase family serine peptidase, with the protein MTKHKLIHTGFSFIKLFLVLTLFITADFGFSQSDSKKVYFTGLDSLWSQNIYTEKLSQDGMWYTYTEVFNSESRFLKLGHILDAYSATFKNCRMHQFSNNNHWFAAINDSEELVVVDLVNHNQATYPHIMMHMFSFSESGNYLAAYQQVDDKPVGILLIDLRTRTVKSLSGVESFSWHPTKEQLLIVKNQDSKQQVIVYDVLTDEATTVTQNSDSEYHFLTWGALGSAVFMELREGSHILYFMNTQGEIIKLQDLDVATLQAGSVISHRKPYVSEDGQKILFYRQPLQDQHKGVTAPVETWHTADPWVYPRMQYYHDTELEFALTGWYPETGALVAIETAQTPTAALTINHDYALVYNQLENEPQYQYFPSSDLYVKHVKTGVTQLVIENQYTEAEFISISPGGNYVAYFKTNDWWVYDIKQAKTVNLTGDISADFQNFERELPGSQYPYGSPGWTEDDEHIIIYDQHDIWMMTPDGADKTRITRGQEAGMRFRIAKNTSRLHHANSVIGPGFSSVALDLKTGVLLEVFDLGDYKTGYAFWGRNQEIATLLLEDQKVSQALVSKNSSTLIYCKEFFNRPRGLYRLDLKTLKETLIYQSNAALQEYDLGTFELIDYTGTSGKPLKGALLYPANFNPDKTYPMIVHIYENESKKVLGFKPPSDFTLNGFNLLKYITNGYFVFYPDFEYIQGDPGVSALQSVTTAVNTVLERGHVDAKRMGLIGHSFGGYETAFIVTQTNLFAAAVAGAAVTDLKSYYHDVSWDNKQNQMWRMENQQWRMGKSFYQAKNAYYRNSPLHQIEGIETPLLLWTGKLDTNVNWSQSVYLFMGLKRLGKKGKLLLFDNEFHFISHKMNQRLLTQDIYEWMELHLKRPD; encoded by the coding sequence ATGACTAAACACAAATTAATACATACCGGTTTTTCGTTTATAAAGCTATTCCTCGTACTAACCCTATTTATAACGGCTGATTTCGGTTTCAGCCAAAGCGATTCTAAAAAAGTGTACTTTACTGGGTTGGACTCCTTATGGAGTCAAAATATTTATACAGAGAAACTGTCTCAGGATGGCATGTGGTATACTTATACAGAAGTTTTCAATTCTGAATCGCGCTTTCTAAAGTTGGGGCATATTTTGGATGCGTATTCTGCTACTTTTAAGAATTGTAGGATGCATCAATTTTCCAATAATAATCATTGGTTTGCGGCTATTAATGATTCCGAGGAGCTTGTTGTGGTGGACCTGGTAAACCATAACCAAGCGACATACCCTCATATTATGATGCATATGTTTAGCTTTTCGGAATCTGGGAATTATTTAGCTGCTTATCAACAAGTTGACGATAAACCGGTTGGTATTTTATTAATTGATCTTAGGACTCGAACTGTTAAGTCCCTGTCTGGGGTGGAATCTTTTTCATGGCATCCCACAAAAGAGCAGTTGCTTATTGTTAAAAATCAGGATAGTAAGCAGCAGGTTATAGTCTATGATGTTCTTACTGACGAAGCAACAACTGTAACGCAAAATAGCGACAGTGAATATCACTTTTTAACTTGGGGTGCGTTGGGGAGTGCCGTTTTTATGGAATTGCGAGAAGGTAGTCATATTTTGTATTTTATGAATACTCAAGGTGAAATTATTAAGTTGCAAGACCTAGATGTTGCTACTTTACAGGCTGGTTCAGTAATCAGTCATCGAAAGCCTTATGTATCTGAAGATGGACAGAAAATTCTTTTTTATAGGCAACCATTACAGGATCAACACAAGGGTGTAACAGCACCTGTAGAAACATGGCATACAGCTGATCCTTGGGTATACCCAAGGATGCAGTATTATCATGATACTGAATTAGAGTTTGCCTTGACAGGTTGGTATCCCGAAACTGGAGCACTAGTTGCTATTGAAACGGCGCAAACGCCCACCGCTGCGCTTACGATTAATCATGACTATGCCTTGGTATATAACCAGCTTGAGAACGAACCCCAATACCAATATTTTCCCAGTTCTGATTTATACGTTAAGCATGTGAAAACAGGAGTAACCCAATTAGTTATTGAGAATCAATATACAGAAGCGGAATTTATTTCTATTTCTCCAGGTGGTAATTATGTAGCGTATTTTAAGACGAATGATTGGTGGGTTTATGATATTAAACAGGCTAAAACCGTAAACTTAACAGGTGATATTTCAGCGGATTTCCAGAACTTTGAACGCGAATTGCCAGGGAGCCAGTATCCTTATGGTAGTCCTGGTTGGACAGAAGATGATGAACACATTATTATATATGACCAACATGATATTTGGATGATGACTCCAGATGGCGCCGATAAAACACGTATTACACGAGGTCAGGAGGCAGGTATGCGTTTTAGGATTGCTAAAAACACATCTAGACTCCATCATGCGAATTCCGTCATAGGTCCTGGTTTTTCAAGTGTCGCCTTGGATTTAAAAACCGGTGTTTTATTGGAGGTATTTGATCTTGGCGATTATAAAACAGGCTATGCCTTTTGGGGGCGCAATCAGGAGATAGCGACTCTTTTGCTGGAAGACCAAAAAGTAAGCCAAGCTTTGGTCTCCAAAAACTCGTCGACTTTAATTTATTGTAAGGAATTTTTTAATCGACCTAGAGGGTTATACCGATTGGATTTAAAGACCCTAAAAGAAACTTTGATTTATCAGTCGAATGCGGCATTGCAGGAATATGATTTAGGTACTTTTGAGCTTATAGATTATACCGGAACTTCAGGAAAACCATTAAAAGGTGCTTTGTTATATCCGGCAAATTTTAACCCTGATAAGACCTACCCCATGATTGTACATATCTATGAGAATGAGTCTAAAAAGGTATTGGGGTTTAAGCCTCCTTCCGATTTTACTTTAAATGGTTTTAATTTATTGAAATATATTACTAACGGTTATTTTGTTTTTTACCCTGACTTTGAATACATCCAAGGAGACCCAGGAGTTTCCGCCTTACAATCGGTAACTACAGCTGTAAATACGGTTTTGGAAAGAGGGCATGTGGATGCCAAACGCATGGGATTGATAGGTCATTCTTTTGGTGGTTATGAAACGGCTTTTATAGTCACCCAAACGAATTTATTTGCTGCGGCCGTGGCGGGGGCGGCCGTTACCGACCTGAAAAGTTATTATCATGATGTGTCGTGGGATAATAAGCAGAACCAGATGTGGCGCATGGAAAATCAGCAGTGGCGTATGGGAAAGTCTTTTTACCAAGCTAAAAACGCCTATTATAGAAATTCGCCACTTCATCAAATAGAAGGTATAGAAACCCCTTTACTATTATGGACTGGAAAGTTGGATACTAACGTGAACTGGAGCCAAAGTGTTTACCTATTTATGGGACTTAAACGTTTAGGAAAAAAGGGAAAATTGCTATTGTTTGATAATGAGTTTCATTTTATTAGTCATAAAATGAATCAGCGGCTACTTACTCAAGACATTTATGAGTGGATGGAGTTGCATTTAAAACGACCAGATTGA
- a CDS encoding DUF6520 family protein, whose amino-acid sequence MKTKVLKFGLPLAVCMLAMAFAFATESNNASNEDAALIGFVYNDAETQCVTANKNCAIFGGIPCQQLDGKNVYRFTNPSGTMCSVSLYEWPEE is encoded by the coding sequence ATGAAAACAAAAGTTTTAAAATTCGGACTGCCCTTGGCAGTATGTATGTTGGCAATGGCATTTGCTTTTGCTACAGAAAGCAACAACGCTTCAAATGAAGATGCTGCTTTAATTGGTTTTGTGTACAATGATGCGGAGACACAGTGTGTCACAGCAAATAAAAATTGTGCCATATTTGGAGGCATTCCTTGCCAACAATTAGATGGTAAAAATGTTTACCGATTTACAAACCCGTCAGGCACCATGTGTTCCGTATCACTATACGAATGGCCTGAGGAATAA
- a CDS encoding MauE/DoxX family redox-associated membrane protein — MYFKNLITKKTIVVAIAMLFILLFVYASVSKLITFTDFQTQLGQSPLLAAFAVPVSYGVIGIELATAGLLAWEKTRKIGLYTAYLLMVLFTTYIVIILNFTSFTPCSCGGVLESLGWTEHLIFNTFFIGLALLALYWTEKVTAKQLIIKSTALTLIGFAIVCGLYLTSEKEIKRNNAFIRKYIPHPITKFGDYNLEFNSYYLAGMDDQNIFLGNVTAPFLLKSISHSLKDIQEHSLKIDSLNIRFKRVRIAVNPPFYYVADGTVPVMFRGNIGDWKAQIYAYNEAFFSDFAIADSSNIGFTTISSETRSKALGVMKKTLHQDTIRINSKILNATPDTKFSTDGILLWNEKHRKFLYTYYYKNQYLVADELWDNIQIGKTIDTISIPNIDVQYYKSKDVFKRGKSVQVNRQASTSGDYLYINSDRLGKYESEAPLVSASIIDVYNIVDFSYVFSFYVYHQPHKKIREFKVYKDVLCALVDDKIWLYKLKPKHFNNPKK; from the coding sequence GCCAGCGTAAGCAAGCTCATAACCTTTACAGATTTTCAAACCCAGTTAGGTCAGTCACCACTTTTAGCCGCTTTTGCAGTTCCTGTTTCTTACGGTGTTATTGGAATTGAACTAGCAACGGCAGGACTATTGGCATGGGAGAAAACAAGAAAAATTGGCCTATATACAGCCTACTTACTCATGGTACTATTCACGACCTATATTGTCATAATACTAAACTTCACATCCTTTACACCCTGTTCTTGTGGTGGGGTTCTGGAATCATTGGGCTGGACAGAACACCTAATATTCAACACGTTTTTTATAGGATTAGCGCTTTTAGCACTCTACTGGACTGAAAAAGTAACCGCCAAACAACTAATCATAAAATCAACCGCTTTAACCCTTATAGGTTTTGCAATTGTTTGCGGACTTTACCTAACCTCCGAAAAAGAGATCAAGCGTAACAATGCCTTCATCAGAAAATATATACCACATCCTATTACCAAATTTGGAGATTATAACTTGGAATTTAACTCGTACTATCTGGCGGGAATGGACGACCAAAATATATTTTTGGGTAATGTTACAGCGCCGTTCTTACTAAAATCCATTTCTCATAGTCTGAAAGATATCCAGGAGCATTCCTTAAAAATAGACAGTTTAAATATCCGGTTTAAAAGAGTCCGAATTGCTGTTAATCCACCGTTTTATTATGTAGCCGATGGTACGGTACCTGTAATGTTTAGAGGTAATATTGGAGACTGGAAGGCACAGATTTACGCTTACAACGAAGCCTTCTTTTCCGATTTTGCTATTGCTGACAGCTCCAATATAGGTTTTACAACCATTAGTAGTGAAACAAGATCGAAAGCGCTAGGGGTTATGAAAAAGACCTTGCATCAAGATACTATTCGCATAAATTCCAAAATTCTCAATGCGACACCTGATACTAAATTTAGTACAGACGGCATCCTACTTTGGAACGAAAAACATCGAAAATTTTTGTACACCTATTATTATAAAAACCAATACTTAGTTGCTGATGAACTATGGGATAATATTCAGATTGGGAAAACAATAGATACCATTTCCATTCCAAATATAGATGTTCAATATTACAAATCAAAAGATGTATTCAAACGTGGAAAATCTGTCCAAGTAAACCGTCAAGCTAGTACCTCTGGCGACTATCTATACATTAATAGTGATCGCCTTGGAAAATATGAAAGTGAAGCCCCTCTTGTATCAGCATCAATCATTGACGTATATAACATAGTAGATTTTAGCTATGTCTTTAGCTTTTATGTATACCACCAACCGCATAAAAAAATACGCGAATTTAAGGTCTATAAAGATGTACTATGTGCTCTAGTTGATGACAAAATATGGCTTTACAAATTAAAACCGAAACATTTTAATAACCCTAAGAAATAA